The following proteins are co-located in the Larus michahellis chromosome 9, bLarMic1.1, whole genome shotgun sequence genome:
- the NALF2 gene encoding NALCN channel auxiliary factor 2 — MIRGAWMYPRGGAAGGAVCCAPRRSDKPVADPERAQKWRLSLASLLFFTVLLSDHLWLCAGAKLRARERSGAGRPRSRGPRALLAAEPAGGSCEALLGNLSRAPGPCPAARGDLDSACARLQALQRPRGSPAGAPLRSPPAAAAPFFASPSSKRTFLQAYFRNFNLSFCDTYTIWDLLREMAGPDGLDCSVDNLMVDLVAAAAGALGGEACSSCVQAYQRLDQHAQEKYEEFDLLLEKYLQSEEYSVRSCLTDCKAVYKAWLCSEYFNVTQQQCRHRIPCKQYCLEVQTRCPFVLPDNDELIYGGLPGFICTGLLENQLPDEEAKCCEVQWDSCDHPPDSNDNPSPKSTASESLHFHRHEPHLHHQRQNHYHLYHHHQYHQPRSPSLLPVSAGSRLSSSRIRLCVLVLMLLHTMVSFSSVHGGGGAAGRGLSLEALPALEESVARDE, encoded by the exons ATGATCCGCGGCGCCTGGATGTACCCCCGCGGGggtgccgccggcggggcggTCTGCTGCGCGCCGCGCCGCAGCGACAAGCCGGTGGCCGACCCGGAGCGGGCGCAGAAATGGCGCCTCTCGCTGGCCTCGCTCCTTTTCTTCACCGTCCTCCTCTCCGACCATCTGTGGCTCTGCGCCGGGGCCAAGCTGCGGGcgcgggagcggagcggcgccGGGCGGCCGCGGAGCCGCGGGCCGCGGGCCTTGCTGGCGGCCGAGCCGGCGGGCGGCAGCTGCGAGGCCCTGCTCGGTAACCTCAGCCGggcccccggcccctgccccgccgcccgcggcGACCTGGACTCGGCCTGCGCCCGGCTGCAGGCCCTGCagcggccgcggggctccccggccGGCGCGCCCCTCCgctcgccccccgccgccgccgcccccttcTTCGCCTCTCCCTCCTCCAAGAGGACCTTCCTGCAGGCTTACTTTAGGAACTTCAACCTCTCCTTTTGTGATACTTACACGATCTGGGACCTGCTGCGGGAGATGGCCGGCCCGGACGGCCTGGACTGCAGCGTGGACAACCTGATGGTGGActtggtggcggcggcggccggggcgctgGGCGGGGAGGCCTGTAGCAGCTGCGTCCAGGCGTACCAGCGGCTGGACCAACACGCTCAGGAAAAATACGAGGAGTTCGACCTCTTGCTGGAGAAGTACTTGCAATCGGAAGAGTACTCGGTCAGATCCTGCCTGACGGACTGCAAG GCTGTCTACAAGGCCTGGCTGTGCTCCGAGTATTTCAACGTGACCCAACAACAGTGCCGACACCGGATCCCATGCAAGCAATACTGCCTGGAGGTGCAGACCAGGTGCCCGTTTGTGTTACCGGACAATGACGAGCTGATCTATGGAGGTTTGCCTGGCTTCATCTGTACGG GGCTGCTGGAGAACCAGCTGCCCGACGAGGAGGCCAAGTGCTGCGAGGTGCAATGGGACTCCTGCGACCACCCCCCAGACAGCAACGACAACCCATCCCCCAAATCCACAGCGTCCGAGTCACTCCATTTCCACCGCCACGAACCCCACCTCCATCACCAGCGGCAGAACCACTACCACctctaccaccaccaccagtaccaccagccccgctccccatccTTGCTGCCGGTCTCCGCAGGGTCTcgcctcagcagcagcaggatcagACTCTGCGTGCTGGTCCTGATGCTTCTCCACACCATGGTGTCCTTCTCCAGTGtgcacggcggcggcggggcagccggCAGAGGGCTCAGCCTAGAGGCCCTGCCCGCCTTGGAGGAGAGCGTGGCACGGGACGAGTGA